The following proteins are co-located in the Spea bombifrons isolate aSpeBom1 chromosome 3, aSpeBom1.2.pri, whole genome shotgun sequence genome:
- the LOC128483061 gene encoding hemoglobin subunit alpha-3-like: protein MKLTDDEKALILPLWEKMAPEAGSLGAEAFQRLFLSFPQKALIFQGCDISQDSPYLFALGEKFINALGDAIKNWDNLQETMASVTDLHVNRRIMPDDYMLLSHCLQVTIAGHFPDDFNIKANAAWNKFLQIVSAVLSGRKV, encoded by the exons ATGAAGCTGACGGACGACGAGAAAGCTCTTATCCTTCCCCTCTGGGAGAAGATGGCACCTGAGGCTGGTTCGCTGGGAGCTGAGGCTTTTCAGAg GCTTTTCCTGTCATTCCCTCAAAAAGCCTTAATTTTCCAAGGCTGTGATATAAGCCAAGATTCTCCTTATCTTTTTGCTCTTGGAGAAAAGTTTATCAACGCTCTAGGAGATGCCATCAAGAACTGGGACAACCTTCAGGAAACGATGGCAAGTGTCACGGACCTGCATGTGAACCGTCGTATCATGCCTGACGACTACATG CTCCTTTCTCATTGTCTCCAAGTAACTATCGCCGGTCACTTTCCTGACGACTTTAACATCAAAGCGAATGCTGCGTGGAACAAGTTTCTCCAGATCGTTTCTGCTGTCTTGAGTGGCAGGAAAGTCTGA
- the LOC128483062 gene encoding hemoglobin subunit alpha-3-like, translating into MSLSDSEKSGLEALWVKIAPEADNIGGEAMNSFLTSHPEAKTHFSHFDLTPKSADLLKHGGKIMNALGDAIKNVDNLPTSMASLTELHVDKLKVEPGNFKLLSEAIETALAARFPEDFTDANKAAWGKLLEKVSAVLSTKAA; encoded by the exons ATGTCTCTGTCTGACAGCGAGAAAAGTGGACTTGAGGCTCTCTGGGTGAAGATTGCCCCGGAGGCCGATAACATTGGAGGGGAAGCTATGAACAG CTTTCTAACAAGTCACCCAGAAGCCAAGACTCACTTCAGCCACTTTGACCTGACCCCTAAATCTGCCGACCTCCTTAAGCACGGTGGGAAAATCATGAATGCCCTTGGAGATGCCATCAAGAACGTGGACAACCTTCCCACCAGCATGGCCAGTCTGACCGAGCTACACGTGGACAAACTGAAAGTAGAGCCGGGAAACTTCAAG CTGCTGTCTGAAGCCATCGAGACTGCCCTGGCTGCTCGCTTTCCAGAGGACTTCACTGACGCCAACaaggctgcttggggcaaattACTGGAGAAGGTGTCCGCTGTCCTGTCAACCAAAGCCGCTTAA